In Hyphomicrobium denitrificans 1NES1, the genomic stretch CGTAGATTCGGGACGGCACCAATCAACAGAGTCTGAAGGTCGTCCGTGGGTTGGGTCACTTTTTTCCCCCCCGACCATGATCCGGACCCTTGTCCTCGCTCTGCTTCAGTTGCTGCAGCAGTTGGATGAAACGGTCAGGAACCGGCTCACTGACCAGCTCGTTAT encodes the following:
- a CDS encoding NepR family anti-sigma factor, which translates into the protein MGAGSASKQGETLTTQTQLPAELQGQIGQRLREAYNELVSEPVPDRFIQLLQQLKQSEDKGPDHGRGGKK